A window of the Lactuca sativa cultivar Salinas chromosome 7, Lsat_Salinas_v11, whole genome shotgun sequence genome harbors these coding sequences:
- the LOC111905824 gene encoding uncharacterized protein LOC111905824 encodes MCDDTGPGLVQPTIPATATFELKGHILTQLKEIPFYGKYHEDAYKHMDEVNDVADYIIVPNLPHETQLLRMLPVTFKGATRDWLESLPPGSVTTWAKMKEEFVDHFCPPSKIAKLKKAIANFEQQAGKSLYEAWERGPHLTKECDLDENGNKNWKPKKEWLLYEEYKKAKEDKYKQKERGFYQKEEPVVEKRANLEEMLTRFIAASGKRHNDHDAATQETRTILRNQQASILNIEKQLGKLAHQVNERRPGELPSKTENNLRMENVNVITFSYGEVFTPLTPAQKFSTKTYRPPLPFPIRAMPDEKVKAYRTFMEHVKSLQVNIPFAETMLQTPKYLNLLKGLFAARKDMAEVVELVLDELPEKKGDPGSISIPCQFGHILATQALTDSGASINLMPFSFFKKLNLLEPKPINMKINLAYKTIIRRRGVCEDILIKVDKFVFPVDFVVLDMEEDPKIPIILGRPFLNTTCALIDVCESTLTLRVGDESAVFKTIQEVKQEETREEEISYIDLDDAIYKKNLHSYKKKI; translated from the exons atgtgTGACGAtaccggcccgggacttgtgcaacccacaATTCCTGCTACTGCTACTTTCGAACTAAAGGGCCACATACTCACTCAACTAAAGGAGATTCCTTTCTATGGAAAATACCACGAAGATGCTTACAAGCACAtggatgaagtcaatgatgtagctgattacATTATTGTTCCAAATTTGCCTCACGAGACCCAGCTACTTCGCATGCTTCCAGTTACATTCAAGGGTGCTACAAGAGATTGGCTCGAGTCACTCCCTCCCgggtcggtcaccacatgggctaagatgaaagaagaatttgTTGACCACTTTTGCCCACCTTCTAaaatagccaagttgaagaaggcCATTGCAAACTTTGAACAGCAAGCTGGAAAGTCACTATATGAAGCTTGGGAGAG GGGACCTCACTTAACTAAAGAGTGTGActtggatgagaatggaaacaAAAAT TGGAAACCCAAAAAAGAATGGCTCCTGTATGAAGAATACAAAAAGGCAAAGGAAGATAAATACAAGCAAAAAGAGAGGGGcttctatcaaaaggaagaaccaGTTGTGGAAAAAAGAGCCAATTTAGAAGAGATGTTGACAAGATTTATAGCCGCGTCCGGGAAAAGACACAATGATCATGATGCTGCAACACAAGAGACCAGAACAATActtaggaatcagcaagcatctaTTCTCAACATTGAAAAACAGCTTGGGAAACTGGCACACCAAGTGAACGAGAGAAGACCGGGTGAACTTCCAAGTAAAACCGAGAATAATCTGAGAATGGAGAATGTGAATGTTATAACATTTAGTTATGGGGAAGTTTTCACTCCTCTGACCCCTGCACAGAAGTTCTCAACTAAG ACTTACAGGCCACCTTTGCCATTTCCAATTCGTGCCATGCCTGATGAAAAGGTTAAAGCATACAGAACTTTCATGGAACATGTTAAATCCCTTCAAGTCAACATCCCATTTGCTGAAACGATGCTTCAAACACCTAAATATTTAAACTTGCTTAAGGGTCTCTTTGCTGCTAGAAAAGATATGGCTGAAGTAGTGGAGTTAGTATTAGATGAGCTACCAgaaaagaagggtgatccgggaaGCATCTCAATTCCTTGTCAATTTGGACATATACTTGCTACTCAAGCATTGACCGATTCGGGTGCAAGTATTAACCTAATGCCTTTTTCTTTCTTCAAGAAGTTGAATCTGCTGGAGCCAAAGCCTATTAATATGAAGATCAATCTAGCGTACAAGACAATCATTCGTCGAAGAGGTGTTTGTGAAGATATTCTCATAAAAGTGGACAAATTTGTATTCCCCGTGGATTTTGTAGTGCTGgacatggaagaagaccccaaaattccaattattttgggaagaCCATTTTTGAATACCACATGTGCATTGATAGATGTATGCGAGTCCACACTAACATTGAGGGTAGGAGATGAATCAGCAGTGTTTAAGACTATACAAGAGGTTAAGCAAGAAGAAACAAGAGAAGAAGAAATTTCCTACATTGATTTGGATGATGCAATCTACAAAAAGAACTTACACTCTTACAAAAAGAAGATCTAA